The Pyrus communis chromosome 14, drPyrComm1.1, whole genome shotgun sequence sequence GTGCGTGTAAAGAAGGTGATCTTTCAGTTGAAATTGAAATTACTAGAATCATTGGGCATGTTAGACCTAATCGTATGACAATTGTTATTCCCATAGAATTCTTTGCTTTATTCTTCTTGATCCCAAAGCATGGATTGAGGTGCTTCACATGCTTGGAAATGCGATGAAAGTAGAGAAATGATAAGGATTGAACAACTCATATCTTTCTTTTCCTGAAGCATGCCTTCAGGTGTTTCACATGCTTCAAATTGGAATGaataaagagaaatgctaaggtcAGTCATGACGACTCAATTTGGTTACCAGGACCCGTGCACACAAGTTGCCCTCACACCCTGAGAACCACATGTGCAGTCATGGTAGCCTTGGCTTCTTCATGAATAAATTTTTTGCCGCATTAGCAACTAAACTATGGCTTTGTGTAGTTGGTACCTCCTTAAGTTTTTAAGTTCTTGTACTTGATGGTTAACATGAATAAACAAAAGAGAGAATATTGTACCAGTAAAATGCATTTACTCATTTTCACAATTCTGACCTTCCTTGACCCTACAATGCAACTCTTAGTTGTTATTTGAGTCGGAATATAGGTATGATTTGTCCTGTACCGTGCAGGTTCCAGGAAACCTTGTCATTTCTGCACATTCAGGAGCCCATTCGTTCGATGCTTCTCAAATGAACATGTCTCACGTCATATCACATTTTTCATTCGGTAGGATGATTGCACCTAAGGTGATGAGTGATGTCAAGCGGTTGGTACCTTATCTTGGTGGAAGCCATGATAGGTTGAATGGTCGGGCTTTCATAAATCACCAGGAGTTAGGTGCTAATGTTACAGTAAGTTTGTCACCATCCATGATTCTTCCTATCTTATTGTGTTTGCTGCTCTATTTTTTACTAAATAGTGTTTATTCCTCTTCTTGATTTGTTATATTCCTTCATCTAATCTTTATTCATTATTCCTCTGTCTTTAACATATGATCTATTCAGTAGTGAAGAGATCGTGAATGAAGTTTATTTTGCTTCGAAAGAATAGCTAATGCTTAAGCTGTTTATAAATATGTTTTCTGGTAATTGTATGTGCAGATAGAGCATTACCTTCAAATAGTAAAATCGGAAGTTATAACAGGGAGATCTCACAAATTAATTGAGGAATACGAGTATACGGCCCACAGCAGCTTGGTGCAAAGTCTCCAAGTACCAGTTGCGAAGTTCCATTTTGAGCTCTCCCCCATGCaggtttaatttttgtttcaaaaaaaaaaaaaaccaataccgtaaatgtcttttagttttaaatattttcGCTTCTCATTTCTCTTTCATTGTCTTCCATAACCAGGTTTTAATAACAGAAAACCAGAAATCCTTTTCACATTTTATCACCAATGTTTGCGCTATTATCGGAGGCGTTTTCACGGTTGGTATCTTCGTGCTGTCGTTCTTTACTTCTCTCAAGAAAGCGAGCtgattttttctttcctttgggTTGCAGGTAGCGGGGATAATGGATTCAATTTTGCACAACACAATTAGAATGATGAGGAAGGTTGAACTAGGCAAAAACTTTTGATAGATAGGCGAAGCTTTCGTTAGTGTACAAGAAGAAttcttttagaaagaaaaaggtGGAATGGAGCATCACAAGTGCCAATTTTTCGGTTCGAGTTTTTCAGTACAAGAAACGGTGTTATAAACATTATATATGCCTGTATGGTTCGTAACTCCTGTaatatatgtcacatcccggtccagGGCGGATCATTTTTTGGGCCCGTTCCattaccgtagcacgatattgtccgctttgggcttaccattccctcacggttttgtttttgggaattcacgagcaacttcccagtgggtcacccatcatgggattgctctagcccccttctcgcttaacttcggagttcttacggaatccgaagtcagtgagctcccaaaatgcctcgtgctaggtagagatgagaatatacatataaggatcatttctctagacgatgtgggatgtcacaatatatGTTTTAGCTTCTATTTTATTCTTATCGAAAATAATTTGATGATGGGAGAGGATTCGTGACACTACTTTTTGTGCATTATTTTTGATATGTTTTTTTGGGATtcattttgtaatgtattttaacgataTGAACTGTATCTTTTACAATATTATTCatagatagaaaaaaaaaaaaaatcaaaaccacTAGGACGTTAGTTTGTAGGAAGAAAGTAGATGGATACGACTTtacaaaaaaattctaaaatctTAATCCATCGGTCATATTATTTTAGATTTAGGTGATTTTTTAGTTGATATATCTTTATCAAAAGTTGCGTAAAAAGATAGTGCAACCTATCAGTCCCCGTGATATTGTAATTATTAGTGAGGTAACTTTATACTAAAAAGGGAAACACAAACTAGATACTCTCGCCTTTTGTTCTGGAACATGTCTACGCGGGATAAGTCGAAGGAGCAATTATACTTCTGCTTTGTTTCTGTCTTCCAGAATGTATCTTTCGCTTTCTGTGTTTTTGGCTGCAAGGGAGAGCAGAAAGTAGGGATAAATGTGAGGCGTtgatataaaaatcaaattcgcTGTCCAATTTTAAGTTTCATTATTTAACGATCAAATATgcaactaaaaagaaaagaaaaattatatgtGATTGTTAGTGATATTAAGTAAATGCGCATGTACTGTAGCTAGTCCCTTCAATTTTATTGGTTTCAATTACTTAGCCAGTTGGATCGTATTCCTATATTCATTGATGGACATCAAAATCCACTTATACAATTCAATCTAGCATGGTATTTTTCTGGCATAGGTaaggattttcaatttttttttttttttttttgaaattatgtTTACTATATTATtaagccatttttttttttttttgggagtaatgctagggaaaccaaattgcaaaccaaatgatttgtcaccaataagaaacaaacacattaattgacacttaattaataatccaatcatctacaaccatatcttttagtttacaaattttgtttaaaaaatttatctacctaacattactctttttcTTTAGCATTTAGTTTTTGTTCTACACAGGACAACAAAATccacaatgaaaatttcaaaactacAAAATCTACAAACCAAGAACAGGATGAAAATTTCACAGAACTATAACAATGCATAAGATTTAGAGATTTTTGGCTTGTGGGTATAACTAGGTTTTGACTTTGAAGGTTTTTGGGTCTATATATTCAAGTGAGatttttgttatatttgaaagttttataaaaatttaaaattgtggAATTAGGGGCTAAATTTTGGTTATAAACGATAAAAACTTAAATTCACAATAAATTTTATATTGGTATGGATTAGCTAGCTAAATTTAACGTCTTTGGATGGACGAACACCTCAAATATCTTATTGCTTCCATAATCGCGAGTCATGGAagaaggataatacttgcatctcCATGGGGAATGCACACATACATTTGCATGCACCGtgtaaaatcaatcaatttatttatttgtgcaTATATCTACAATATTGGCCTTTATTTTGGAGTCTCACAAGCACACTACAAATGAGTATGAAACAAATATCAAACACCAGTACAAACATATACACTGAgcttttgaggaaaaaaaagcaagtaataaaaagaaacaaaggaaaagaaatccAATCCAGTTAGAGTAGTAAAAGTGTTGAGGATGCAGCAAATGCTCCGACGGACCCAACAAAACTCATGAAAATTGAAGAAGCCGCATTCGGAGGTGGAGGAGATGTTTCAGGAGCTGGAGTTGGAGGTGGAGACGCCTCACCAGAGGGAGCTGGAGATGGGGTCATATCTGTTGAGTTTGAAGGTGAAGGAGGAGTTGCATTTCTGTTGCTTCTGTCTGCCAAGACAATCACTAGCACCTTCTCATTTTTGAGACAGTTGTCTTTGTTCCCACTGATGAAATAGAACGGTCCAGATTGGTTAAACTTGAAGGCAGTGTGGCCATCAGAGTATTTCTCGGCCGAAGGCGAATCAGTGTTGCAGTTGTTGTAGTCATCCTGGGTTACTCGAAGCACTGAGTCTTGTCCAGGAGAGTAGTTGAACACTGCAGTTGAAGTATATCTCAAGTAAATTAACAAGGGCAAGCATGGCTATGTGGCAGTCacaaaccttttatttttatttttactttttacaattttattgtgCTTTTTTATACAGAGAAGGGAAGGGAGGAGGGGAATTTGAACTCTATTTTTTTAGTATGGACATAATTCATTATGATTATTTGACGTGTTATGTTGTCGTGAGAAACTATAAATTAAAATCACCCATATACACATAATTCCACGAAATCAACAATCCTAATTACAGTTAGTCAATAAATTTCAAACTGTCTAGCGACATATATATACAACATACCAGACTGTGTAGTAAGGTCGAAGAAATATACTTTTATATTTATTCTAATCACATAACTTCGATTTTTATCATCGTTGATTAATTTATGAACATGAATAATGACAAGTATATCCATTGAAAAGTAATATAATTCTGTCCTTAAAGTTTGACATACTGAAAGCTGCGATGAATATGTAGAGCCTTAAAATATAGAGCATAAAAAACTTACCAATGGAGTCTCCGATTTGAAACCTGTTTCCTTCTGCCCATTGACTATAGTGAGTAGAAGAATCTGGAACAGCCCAACCCCTTGAGCCTCCAATTGCAAAGTCAGTTGCACCACTCTTCTGTATCAACAGCATCACACATACGATCCCCAGAACAAAAACTgcattaatattatttttgtgaaTGGAGTTGGCCATTgttgaaaaattaattcaagatttgGTACAATATATATTTTGAACCAAATATTGCTTGTATTTCCCAGTTAAATTTGGAAGACGAAGAAAAATGGGGTGGAATGAATGGTGTTCGAGAGAGGTTTTTATAGGGCAAGTTGCATGAAATACTTTTTACAAGCTATGGAGTCAGTGAAGCTTTTGCTacttttcttattcttttttctttacctTTTAGGTTTCTTGGCTCTCAGAGCAAAGCATACGTGCACTTTCAAATTGCTAAAGGGTTGTTCTTTGGGACTTTATGTTTGGGAACTTTTAAATAACTTGTTGTGTGGGTTTATTCTTTGCTTATACATTATCAAGAATATTCATGGCTTGTGTTCTGGGTTAGACTAATTAATCAGTCAATGTGATCAGTCATTCACACAAAACCTATGTGCCCTTCATTTCCCACTTTCAAATGCAAATATAATTGAAGATCTCTGTCTGTCTGTGTGTCTCTCTCTTCTGGCATTTGCTATGTCAATTTGCAGTGGAGTTCTGGAACTTAGTAATAAAAGTCTTGCATAATGATACTTTGGATTGAAGAACTGAGGGCTGGTTTGATGTtgttatgctttgaaaaaaaaattgtttgtgttgtgttgtgagaataagcaactgtaaaataaagcagcagagtgtttggtaaacttttttgtaaaagtgcttttgggaaaaaaaaaacagtattatagtgtttgataaatttttatgtaaaatagttgtgactgtgtgaaatgaccaaaaagggtttattaatagatgtgccattaatttaattttcttaataaatAAAGGTGAATTATTAAATATACcgtatttttaaaagaaaaatatttataaactttatcttaaatattaattagtatgacaaactacttcaattgaAATACTTTAAACTGAATAGCTATgattcattagtacaatattgttaatATACTTGAAATAATGCATTCATCAATCGAGACTGAGTGCAAACAGAACCGACCTTAACCAACAACCCACACTTTATGCACTATGGTACACAAACACGTACAATTTACAAagacatgcatatgtgtgtctgtgtgtgtctCTATATCTCTTTGAATAACTTGGTTATTCGAAAGGGGCAGCTACATGTCAACTGCACAACCAATGGCTGAGAAAAAATAAAACCGATAATATCTTAGATCCGTGATGGGTCCACATATAAACTAAACGGTGGTGATCGGTGATaggcccaactctctctctctcttcttcttctttttccaaaaTTGTTGGCTTTCATTGCAATGCAAATTTCCTGGTCGGACCAAAACTTCAGACCTGAAACCACCCTAACAAaggtaaacaaaaaaacaaaggaaaatccAGTGATTAATTTATGTAtggttttccttttttcttcttcttctatttaTGGTAAATACGAAATATTGGACAGTTGATTGTGGTTGGTGGGTTGATCTGGGTTTTGTTTTACTTATTTAGATTTGAATTGCTAGGGTTTGTGGTCAATAATCCTTAAAATTATCAGAAAGCCAGAGAATATAAGATAGTTTTTGAGTTTGTggacatttatatatatgtggaaATTCGAAGTggttggtttattttattttacttgaaTTATTGTTTCTGAATTCGGAAGGGGTAGGAAGAATTGGAGAAAATGATAAGGGAGAAGATCAAGATCAGGAAGATTGACTACTTACCGGCAAGGCAAGTGACCTTTtcaaagagaagaagagggGATTTTGAAGAAAGCTGGAGAGCTGTCGATGAAAACCTATGAGATCGCCTCGCAGATGAAGGCGGTGCAGAAGGAGATGCCCACTACAGTCAGGCTGTCCAAGTACTTGAGGAAGGATGCCGAGCCGGAGAACGTGACCTGGAGAACGAGAGAGATTGCTGGAGAATGAGAGAGATCTAGGATTGAAGTTTTCTGATTCGGGTTTTGCAAAAGCGTGCTGAATGCGAGAGGCGTTCTGAAAGTGTAAGGACTTTCTCCTCTATTGGTTGAACAAGCATGTGTTCCCCAACAAATCTAAAGGAATAAAGCTGGAATGGATTCATTTGGTGGAGGCGCCGTATTCCTTCGATCATGTCGCCACTAGTCCTTTCATTCTAGCATATATTTATCATCTTCTTTATGAGATGACAAGGGACCAGCCCTTCGAGACTAATATCAATAGAGTTACCTAGATGGTGCAGCTTTGGCTTCAAAGGTACTTCCCAGAGTTTTGGGCTGCCAACTTGGAGTTTCTAGAGGGCGTAGTTCCTATCCGAATTCTGGTAGAAGCGCCGACCACCAACCACTCCACCTTAGCCTGTCTCTATTTCTTTAAAATATGTAGGACTCGGGTTGATTTGGAGTGTGGTGCCTTAGTGCTCAGGAGATACCCTTGTTCTCGAACAACCTCTTCTAGGATTCATTTGGGGAAGATGCTAGCAGCTTTTATAAGGAGAAATTTATTAGTTGCATCTAGCAAAGGGACTTGGCTTGGGGAGTCTAGAGTGACAGAGCGGGCTATGAACATGGGCTGGAAGTCTACCACCCCAACTTCTGTGGTAGGCAACTGGGTTTAGACAGGCAGTCTCAATCCCTTTCTTTGATTCTGTCTAGTATGAAACTTCCTATTGCCTCCATTCTCCTTTAGAGGCTACATTTCAGGCAAGCAAGCACATCTTGTAAGTAATGAGTGAGATAGCTCCCAAACCCGCAACCCTTAATTTTGAGTGTACATCTTTGTTCACCACTTAGTGGGAGGCTAAGTGGTTTAGTAAGTATGATGGAGATCTCAAAGAAGCCTATAATAGGCTTTTCCGGCAGGTCTTCTTCAAGTCTTTTCCTAAGAAATAAGAATTTGAAAGCTGGAATGAGGCCATCAATCAGAAAAGCCAACTTCTGCTGATAGGTAACCTATATTGCTGCTTCTTTCTGTACttcatatttttatagtttGTGATTGCTTAACTCTTTCTTTGATCTTGCAGCCCAAGGTAACCCTGATGAAGTGCATGTCGggctagaaaaaaaaaggttgttgATGCCTTGATTTCTCTAGCCGTGTTCCTGAGGATGTTGGGGAAATCTTTATGATGTTCAGTGAATCAGAGATAAAAGTTAGGCCTGAAGCAAAGACCAAGGCTCTTCATCGAGCAAGATCTGTTATTGTAGAATCTTCTGACTCTGAGCCCGAGGGGAAGCCCTAAGCTAGACTTGATTTCCCTGCTCCAAGAGCCATTCTAACCAAGAAGAGAACTAGGTCTTAGACCTATCAGGCTCCTAGATCTCTTTCTGCCCTTCCAAATGAAGCGAGCAGGAAAAAACAGAAGTTTGCCAGTAAGTGATTCaatcttaatttttctttatttaattttatctcTTTAAGTTTTGAGCTAATCATGTTTTTCCTTGTGATTAGGACCTATTATCAGTAAGAACCTAGACTCTACCCCATAGGAGATGGAGGCAAGTGCAGAGATGCAGTAAAACGATAAGGAGGTCATTGACAAGATCTTAGAGGAGTTGAAGGTAGTCTCTTGAACTTTGAGTATTTAATTAATTCTGAAGTTCACTTCTCTTAAATTTAGCTAGTTTCTTGTTGCTTTCCAATACAGGCTTCCAAAGCAGAAGGGACTTGTCAAACTAAGCCTTCTTCACCTCCAGCCCAACCTATGCATCTTTCTTCTCCTCGAGCTAGGCCTTTAGAGGTAAAATTCTTCTTCTCAAAACTTGTCAACTTTTTATTTCTAAGTCCTAGGTGTTGACtttacttttcttattttctaggTGAGGGGAAACACCTCAACACCTCAAGTCGGGCAAGCACCAGCTCATTCTTCTTCTCTTATTCCTCCAGCAATGGTAGTGATACCTACCTCTCAGTTCAATCTAACAACTGAAAAGATGCTTCACTTTGTTGAGGATGGTAGTACCTCTGTAAGTTCTCTATTCTTCTACCATTCTAAGTTTttcttaatgttgtttcattttgaatttttatgctCTGTACTTTGTCTTTGCCAGTCTTTCGCCTTGCCAGAGACTACCAACTCAACTAACAACAATTGCTGAGGAGCCTATAGTCTCTAAGATACCAGTTGTCTCAAAGGCGACTAGTCCCAAGCTATCTCATGCTTTTCGTCAGGCAAGCCAACCAACTTCCTCCAAGATAACTGCAACAACATATCCTTCTTCCAAAGCACAAAGCCCCTCTTAGGTGCAAACATACTCACaaacttgtcttttcttagttcgGGTCCAAATTGCTCTATTGACTTGTCTTCCATCTCTGTTGATGCTGCCACTGCTGTTGCTACCTCAGGTGGTGTTGGTGTGATGCCTTTTCCTCTGGCTTCTTTTCTAGCCACAACCTCTTTGCCCGAACGAGTTAGAAAGTTTGGGCAAATTAGGACAAAGTTGAGATCCCTAAAGTATCCCTTTGAGCCTCAGCATCTGCAAGATCAGCGCAGGGTCTTTAGAGAATGGATGCAGAGGGACTTTTCTACCTCCTTCAGCCTCAAGGCTCTTCAAAACTCACTGATTTATACCAAGCTTAACAGATAACTAAGGTGCAGTATCAGTCTTTCATCTCATTCTTTGAAAATTTGAGGGCTTTGAGGGATTAGCATCTCAAGGCCAAGAGGCAAGCAAACAGAGTAAGGTGCTATAAGGAAAAAGCACACTAAGACTTCTACTACTCTGTAGTAACTGGTGGAAGAGGGCTTGACCATGGAAGATCAAATAATGGTGGTAGCCATTAAGATCCAGAAGTTGGAATAACAACTATCTGCTCTCAAGGCTGAGCAGATAACCCTTTCAAGCAAGTTATACAAGAAGATCAAGGAACTGAAGAGAGTTAATCATGAAGTGGAGGAATCTGAAGCTCAGTTAGCTAACAACAACATAGCCTTAAAAGAACTGGGTCATATTTTTACCATTATGCAGACATATCATCATAGGATAGATACCTTGGCTAAGGATGTAAACCTGTTAGGCTAGGGCCTTTGTACTTTTCCAAATTATTGAATAAAAAGATATTTCATTCCTTCACTAATTTACTTACTTATTTACTCTTTTCTAATAGCAACAACTACTTTAAACGCACAAAAAGGGCCCTCACTTATTCTCTAAGTATTAGACTTCACTAATATAATAGTCTCTAACATCCCAAAGAGTCGGGTGGTACTTCTTTAGAAATTTAGCATTGAATGGATGTTTCTGTAAGTCTTCCTCGAAAtttgccaagtaataccccatatgTCTAATACTTTGGTAATTGTAAAAAGGTCTTCCCAAGTAGGACTCCACTTCCCAAAACCTCTAACTTGAGCTCCCAAGGACAGAATTGATTTCAATACCAATTCTCCTTCTTTGAAAGTCTTCAGTCTTACCTTCTTGTTACAGGATCGGGCAACagcctttttctttcttggatCTCGTTTAAAGCTTCAATTTGGGCAACATCAAAATCCTTAATTCCTTGACACCTGGCCTGAATGAATTCATCATTGTGTAGACCAAATTGGTTTTGAAGCCTCCCAGAACTCATATTGATCTACATAAGGAGCACTGCATCTTGCCCGAATGTCAACGCATAAGGAGTAGTCCCAATTCCTGCTATTTTTGAGGTTCTATAAGCCCAAAGAATATCTTCCAACTTCTTATGCACCATTTTAGGCTATCTGCAACCATTCTTTTAATGATGTTCACCAATATCTTGTTGCTAACTTCTGCTTAACCATTAGATTTTAGGTAATAAGGGTTAGACTGGATCATCGTTATCTTGAACTTAGCTACAAACTCTTCTACTGAGATAAACGATGGGCCTCTATCTGTAACAATCATTTCAAGTACCCCATATCTATGTAGGATTTTGGTCTCAATGAACCTCTTCACAGTAGCTAAACTAATGGTCCTCACAGCTGAAGCCTTAACCTACTTAGTAAAGTAATCAATCGCCACAATTATGAAAGTGTGTCTTTTGCTGGAAGCTAGGTATATTTGTCCATTAAAGTCCATGGTCCACCATTTGAAAAGCTATGACTTTACTACTGGATTCAAAGGCAATGATAGTGTGTGCTGGAGAGGTCTATGCCTTTGACATTCTTCACATCCTCTAGCCTAAGCTTTACAATTTTTCTCTATGTTAGGCCAGAAGTAGCCATATCTTCTCAAGAATCATCTTATCTTTGTCCCTGCTTGGTGTGCTCCATAAATGCCATCATGTACCTGAACAATCATTCTCATTGACTCTTCCAGATTTCAACAAAAGCCCATATGGAGTCTTCCAATACTTTCAACAAAAGCCCATATGGAGTCTTTCTCAACAAAGTTTTATCCCACATAACAAACTTAGTTGCCTGTCGTCTGATATTCTTACTAGTTGGAAGAGAATTATCTTTCAAATACTGAATGACAGATGTTTTCCAGTCTTCCATCTCAGGTTCTCTAGTCATTACATCCAGGCTAAATCCTCTTTCAAAGATAAAAATGAGACTTCTCATTTGTATCTCTACTTTCATCTCAGGCCCACTTGAACCTGTGCTCCATAAGCCTTTTGTGCCTTTTCATTGGCAATCATATTTGCTTCTCTAGGAATATGGTTAATTGTTGCTTCATTACCCCAATAATCCAATAATTGAGTAACAGCTAGGTAATACCTTGCCATTGTGATATGTCTGCACTTGTACTCTCCATTTAATTGATTAATCACCAACTCAGAATCACCATATACTTCTATTTCAGTTGCCCCCCAACTCTATTAAAATTTCTAAGCCAATAATCAG is a genomic window containing:
- the LOC137716571 gene encoding early nodulin-like protein 9 is translated as MANSIHKNNINAVFVLGIVCVMLLIQKSGATDFAIGGSRGWAVPDSSTHYSQWAEGNRFQIGDSIVFNYSPGQDSVLRVTQDDYNNCNTDSPSAEKYSDGHTAFKFNQSGPFYFISGNKDNCLKNEKVLVIVLADRSNRNATPPSPSNSTDMTPSPAPSGEASPPPTPAPETSPPPPNAASSIFMSFVGSVGAFAASSTLLLL